From a single Lentimicrobium sp. L6 genomic region:
- a CDS encoding histidinol-phosphatase encodes MIYSNFHTHSIYSDGKAEMKAYCEKAIELGFHSLGFSDHAPVKFDNSFSIPIEKLEEYFQQVELMKETYKDKLHIFTSLEADFIPGKSYDFDFFRQKAKMDYIIGSIHLVYHKTKDLTWFIDGGDQQIWDKGLADIFDGDIKKGVTCFYEQNIEMIEEHKPEVVGHLDKIKMHNKERLFSTKDKWYQDLVEACLTSMKRQGSILEVNTRGIYKGRCQELFPSPEVALKAQKMAIPILLSSDAHHPDELNGAYDSVIETLKNSGIKELVEFSIDGWKSNPLV; translated from the coding sequence ATGATATATTCCAATTTCCATACCCACAGCATATATTCTGACGGTAAAGCCGAAATGAAAGCCTATTGCGAAAAAGCTATTGAACTTGGATTTCATTCTTTAGGATTTTCAGATCATGCTCCCGTTAAATTTGACAACTCATTTTCTATTCCTATAGAAAAGCTTGAGGAATACTTTCAGCAGGTGGAGTTAATGAAAGAAACATATAAAGATAAGCTCCATATCTTCACTTCTTTAGAAGCCGATTTCATCCCTGGAAAATCCTATGACTTCGATTTCTTTCGCCAAAAAGCCAAAATGGATTATATCATTGGTAGCATTCACTTGGTTTATCATAAAACTAAAGATTTAACATGGTTTATTGATGGTGGAGATCAACAAATTTGGGACAAAGGATTGGCAGATATATTTGATGGCGATATCAAAAAAGGAGTTACATGTTTCTACGAGCAAAACATAGAAATGATAGAGGAGCATAAGCCTGAAGTGGTGGGCCATTTGGATAAGATTAAGATGCACAACAAAGAGCGCCTTTTTAGTACTAAAGACAAATGGTATCAAGATTTAGTAGAAGCTTGTTTAACGAGCATGAAACGTCAGGGTTCCATTTTGGAAGTCAATACCAGAGGGATATACAAAGGCCGTTGTCAAGAGTTATTCCCATCTCCTGAGGTTGCTTTAAAAGCCCAAAAGATGGCTATCCCCATATTACTTAGCTCCGATGCGCATCATCCCGACGAACTCAATGGCGCCTACGATTCTGTTATTGAAACTTTGAAAAATTCTGGAATTAAAGAATTGGTGGAGTTCAGTATCGATGGCTGGAAATCCAATCCACTTGTATAA
- a CDS encoding M14-type cytosolic carboxypeptidase gives MSLIKISSAFDSGSIEVIEAQNPQNIQLNLRKDTNAEFMQWFYFRIQEVQGMDLKIDILNASEASYPEGWEDYQAVVSYDRITWFRVPTSYDGKKLTIEFMPEFNSMFVAYFAPYTHDQHLNLVSSVQMMPYAFVEHIGKTVEGRDIDMIVLGDDTDETKKKVWMIARQHPGESMAEWFVEGFMERMLDSNDALVRQLLDEAVFYIIPNVNPDGSIAGNLRANAAGENLNRAWGNPDPVTMPEVYHILQNMEWTGVDLMLDIHGDEGLPYNFISSIEGIPSFDAYLKEQLDTFKETWMTTNPDFQDEHAYPINDPGQANLNICSKAIGEKFKCLSLTLEMPFKDNADYPDPIFGWSPERSKNLGASILHPIAAVLPKIIKKEDPNQ, from the coding sequence ATGTCACTTATAAAGATCAGTTCTGCTTTTGATAGTGGAAGCATAGAAGTTATAGAAGCTCAAAACCCTCAAAATATTCAATTGAACTTAAGAAAAGATACCAATGCTGAATTTATGCAATGGTTCTATTTCAGAATTCAAGAAGTTCAGGGCATGGATTTAAAAATAGACATCCTTAATGCGTCTGAAGCTAGCTATCCAGAAGGGTGGGAAGATTACCAAGCTGTGGTTTCTTATGATAGAATCACTTGGTTTAGAGTTCCTACTTCTTACGATGGAAAAAAGCTGACCATTGAGTTTATGCCTGAGTTCAACAGCATGTTTGTGGCGTATTTTGCTCCTTATACTCACGACCAGCATTTGAATTTGGTTAGTTCTGTTCAAATGATGCCTTATGCTTTTGTGGAGCATATTGGAAAAACGGTGGAAGGTAGAGATATCGACATGATTGTATTGGGAGATGATACCGATGAAACCAAAAAGAAAGTTTGGATGATTGCTCGCCAACATCCTGGCGAAAGTATGGCAGAATGGTTTGTTGAAGGATTCATGGAGCGAATGCTAGATTCTAATGATGCCTTGGTGCGTCAGCTATTAGATGAAGCTGTTTTTTATATCATCCCCAATGTGAATCCTGATGGTAGCATTGCTGGAAATTTAAGAGCCAATGCAGCGGGAGAAAACCTAAATAGAGCATGGGGAAATCCAGATCCAGTAACCATGCCCGAGGTATATCATATTCTTCAAAATATGGAGTGGACTGGGGTTGATTTAATGCTCGATATTCATGGCGATGAAGGATTGCCTTATAATTTCATTTCTTCTATTGAAGGAATCCCTAGTTTCGATGCCTATTTGAAAGAGCAATTAGATACTTTTAAAGAAACTTGGATGACTACTAACCCAGACTTCCAAGATGAACATGCCTACCCTATTAATGATCCTGGCCAAGCCAATTTAAATATTTGCTCAAAAGCCATTGGAGAAAAATTCAAATGTCTTTCTTTAACCCTAGAAATGCCATTTAAGGATAATGCGGATTATCCAGATCCAATATTCGGATGGAGCCCAGAGCGTTCAAAAAATCTTGGTGCTAGTATTCTCCATCCCATAGCCGCTGTATTGCCTAAGATTATTAAAAAAGAAGACCCAAATCAATAA
- a CDS encoding tetratricopeptide repeat protein — MIKKLISFVFFLLLWNHSFSQEYHYDFNKNCEKAYEKLLFLQLDSAEFYIDKEVKAKPNNLIPVLLSNYQDFLKIVLEEDQKLFEELSDEKKRRLSLWKKGPKESPWFLSGQAQIKLQWAFSRVLFDEYFIAATEINSAYHLLEENKKLYPEFLADNMGIGILHAMIGVVPDQYQWAMEMLGLYGTIDQGLAEIKKQIESKPNHIFSQEALFYYTFARLNLQSDTTRITELLNYYYTKPYASFAQNSPLLHFSMAVVLLKKDNDQAIAHLLNPPEVLETRFYYPSFLLGQAYLYQLNPKSDSVLIEYIESYPGKNYKKTAYQRLAWSRFIQGDTAAYYAHMRSLITEGASLLDSDKSAQKEAKTAQEKDLPHLQLLRCRLQFDGHYYKGALKELDKVNIYLLSKDQLLEYHYRKARVYHEMGSFPEAFKAYVLALEEGKNSERYFAANAALKMGEMAEELEEFKRAEDYYEQCLELDFSEYRRGIRAKAKAGVQRVENK, encoded by the coding sequence ATGATCAAAAAGCTGATATCATTTGTTTTCTTTTTGCTTTTGTGGAACCATTCCTTTTCACAAGAATATCATTATGATTTTAATAAAAATTGCGAAAAGGCTTATGAAAAGCTCTTGTTTCTGCAATTGGACAGCGCCGAATTTTATATAGATAAAGAAGTAAAAGCTAAGCCCAATAACCTCATTCCTGTTCTGCTTTCTAATTATCAGGATTTTTTAAAAATCGTTTTAGAGGAGGATCAAAAACTATTTGAGGAGCTCTCCGATGAGAAAAAGAGAAGATTGAGTCTTTGGAAAAAAGGTCCTAAGGAGAGTCCCTGGTTTTTATCGGGACAAGCGCAAATCAAGTTGCAGTGGGCATTTTCGCGGGTTTTGTTCGACGAGTATTTTATTGCTGCTACAGAAATCAATAGCGCTTATCATCTGCTAGAAGAAAATAAGAAACTTTATCCAGAATTTTTAGCCGATAATATGGGGATTGGCATTTTACATGCCATGATTGGCGTAGTTCCCGACCAATACCAATGGGCCATGGAAATGCTTGGTTTATATGGAACCATTGACCAAGGTCTGGCAGAAATCAAAAAGCAAATCGAAAGCAAACCCAACCATATTTTTAGTCAAGAAGCCTTATTCTATTATACTTTCGCCCGACTCAATCTACAATCTGACACCACTCGTATTACCGAGTTACTAAATTACTATTACACGAAACCTTATGCCAGCTTTGCTCAAAACAGTCCCCTCCTACATTTTTCTATGGCTGTGGTTTTGCTAAAGAAAGATAACGACCAAGCAATAGCCCATTTATTAAACCCGCCAGAAGTTTTAGAAACTCGATTCTATTATCCTAGCTTTCTTTTGGGCCAAGCTTATCTCTATCAACTTAATCCCAAATCCGATTCTGTATTGATTGAATATATTGAAAGTTATCCGGGTAAAAATTATAAAAAAACAGCTTATCAACGTTTAGCATGGAGTAGATTTATACAAGGCGATACTGCAGCATATTATGCTCATATGAGGAGTCTGATAACGGAAGGCGCTAGCCTGTTAGATTCAGATAAGTCTGCCCAGAAAGAAGCCAAAACAGCACAAGAAAAGGATTTACCCCACCTCCAATTACTTCGCTGTCGATTACAATTCGATGGACATTATTATAAAGGCGCTTTAAAGGAGTTGGACAAGGTCAATATCTATCTTTTAAGTAAAGATCAATTACTAGAATATCATTATAGAAAAGCTAGAGTTTATCACGAAATGGGAAGTTTCCCTGAAGCTTTTAAAGCCTATGTATTGGCATTAGAAGAAGGTAAAAACAGTGAAAGATATTTCGCTGCTAATGCCGCTTTAAAAATGGGAGAAATGGCCGAGGAACTAGAAGAGTTCAAAAGAGCGGAGGATTATTATGAGCAATGCCTAGAATTGGATTTTTCAGAATATAGAAGAGGAATTAGGGCAAAGGCAAAAGCAGGTGTTCAAAGGGTAGAAAATAAATGA